The Drosophila simulans strain w501 chromosome 3R, Prin_Dsim_3.1, whole genome shotgun sequence genome contains the following window.
CATGGAGATTACTGGTGTCTTTGAACTGCCGGCCGCAGTGCTCGCAGATGCAGGGCTTGGCGCTGGGTCCATTGCGGTCCACAATACGCTTTGGCTGCTTATCATCGATGACTTTCACATGGATCAGCTTTCGGCCCATGCGCATTGTGTGCTTCTTGGACTTTATTTTGGCCGTGTTCTTGCTTCTTCGCTGTGCTGGCTCGTTGGTAGTGGTCGCCACTTCAGTCTGTGCCTCTCCATAGTCCTCGGGAAGGGGTAGGATGTCTTCACCCGGTGCATAGCTAAGAGCTTGTTCAAGCTGATTTTCGGAATTCAGCCGTTCCGGATCCTCTTCCATTTGCAACTGGATGGGTTCTATTTTGATGTCACTGGCCGCCATCAGCTCGTCAATGCCTAGCGGGTCCGGAGCAGCTGCCTGCTGGACGCGAAGTTGCTCCATGGCCGCAGGAGCCTCGCCGATATTCATTCTCCTCCGCCGCCTGGCGAAGAACTTCTCGATCTTGGCACAACGTCGCCGGAACTTTTGCACCTGGCTGAGCAGCACCTGGCAGTCCGTGCATATGTGATTGGGCAAATCCTGGACATTTTGCAGCTGCAAGATGGTAAACAAATTCTGGTTGGAAACGAAAACTGCTGAGTGGAATTGTTCACTTACCCAGCAATTTGTGATGGAGCGGACACACTGCAGCAGCTTTCGGCCCGCAGGCGAGAAGATCTGAAGGCACTCATCGGCCACGACGGTCTTGCCGCAGGTGCGGCAGAACTCCTTCATTTTAtgcaattgatttgccaattatttaaatttatttgtttgacaTGCGTAGGAGTGTGACCGTTGCTCAAAATGACAAATTACACTTTGAATGCGCAACGGGCACCTTTATCCATAAATGTTTCGATAGTCAAAACAATTGTTAAATTCCATCTTCACAAATGGGTGAAGTCTAATTTTCGAAAGAAAATTATAGAAACTAACACGGAAAGCTAGAATGCAGATTAATCATATTCATTATCTACGAAATCAGTTACGAATAGGGTTCGGTATTTTTATACACTCCACCACCAACTATCGATAGGCAGGCAAGCAACCCGTGCGATGGATGGTAACTCTGGCCGTTTCCGCCCTCCATCTTTCTGCATTGACTTTTCACGATGGTGAGTTCGCTGCTACTAAATTCTGCGAAAATAATAGTTTTTCACTGTGAAAGTGGCCCGCAAATGGAGGCAAAACATGAGTGAAGTGCCGCCCCAGGGCTGGGCCATGAAAACAACACCCAGCGCAAgtgggaaaatgtgaaaatgcgggcaaaaaacaaaagcatgcCTTAACCTTAAAGCAAGCAACTCCAGGTGCTGCTCAATGGTGGTCAATGGGGTTTATTTATGTCTGGAATACAAGTGCCAGTTGTTAATACGAGCCCGTTTTTCTTTGCAACATTCTAGCCGCCTAAGAAGGACGCGAAGTCTTCGGCCAAGCAGCCGCAAAAGACACAAAAGAAGAAGGAGGGATCCGGCGGCGGCaaggccaagaagaagaagtggtCCAAGGGAAAAGTCAGGGACAAGCTGAACAACCAGGTGCTGTTCGACAAGGCCACCTACGAGAAGCTGTACAAGGAAGTGCCCGCCTACAAGCTGATCACCCCATCGGTGGTCTCCGAGCGTCTGAAGATCCGCGGCTCCCTGGCCAAGCGTGCTCTCATCGAGCTGCGCGAGAAGGGTACGTTTCCTTACGCTTCCTAGCACTTCGTTAGCACAAATCCTAATGCCACATCTCTTTGCTTTTAGGTCTGATCAAGCAGGTCGTGCAGCATCATTCCCAGGTCATCTACACACGTGCCACCAAGGGTGATGAGGCGTAAATGAATGTTTTACCTTTTGCCCATCTCGCATCGCCGTAGTCGCACTCGCCTTACAATAGAACTCTGTATCGATAGCACTACGATGCCGCTGTGTGAAACGTTTAATAAACTTGCTTTCTTATTGATGTAAGGGACATTTGCGTGATGTTTAATTGCTATAAAGATATACCCTTTAATAGAGTGATGTATCACTGCTGGTTTCAAGGAGTCGACGGAGATATCCGACTGGGAATGTAAAATATCTTATcagtgtttttatttgcagttCTAATGTTCTTACAAATCGAACAGCTATAGTGCACTATATTTGGAAATCAGGATACCAAGAATTCTTATAATAGCAATTATTATTCATTGCAATGTGCGTTTAATCAAAAATACttataaaaaagtaaacatttctTTAATGTCTTGGTAAAGATTAGgaactatttttaaaacagCCGCTAAAATGATTTTAGCAGTTGAATTAGCTCTTTGAATggttatatttatacaaatagtAATATCATGAATCATTTGCATGAATCATTATATTATGAATATCATGAGTCCACTTTCAACAGCAAGAATTTGGATATTTTCACAAATACAAttgattaatatttgtttatcaaaaAATAACGAATTCCCAATAAGAAAAAAGTACTTGTCTTCTTCTTGCTCTAAAAGCCATTCAACCTCTCGGTTTTCACGTGACAGTGAGCACTCAATTGTAACTTCATAATTTGTTGATCTGATAACAAAATATAGtcaaaaagaaatgcaattcAAGTTTATTAAAGTCTCATTTCATAAGTATAGGTATACAAATTAGAATTAGAATTCTtaataaatgattaaattgaaaaataataataatcaaaagaCCGCAATAAATCAAACTTCTTTAAAATTAGTATATACATTATATTCCAACCAGTATTCAAACAAAATGCCAGAAGATGTAACTGGAAACCGACCACTGAAATGAATACCCAACAAACTTTCAATGATGAACTTACTGTGGCCATTTGCCATTCACAACGAAACGCTGCTTGCGCTCGGGCGAAATGTTTACGTGGTTACCATTATTTTGATGACAACACGGCAGATTGGTTTGGTGCTGGCAAAGACGGGAGTTCGGTTCTGGTATCTGGTAGCCTGTAAAAATGAATTAAGCTACAGCTGAATCGCAGATCGACGAGCCCGCGCCGCACAACTGTGCACACAAGACGACGACGAGGTCGAGCAGGAAGCGTTTTAGCTGTGAGATAATTTGGGAATCAAAGAAAAGAGacctgccgccgccgccgttgcCGATAAAGATTCTCGCGAACCCGGCCAGAAGCGGAGTGGGAATCACGGAATCAGCTGGAGCGCGGCTATAGCCACCCGATAATACCACGTATGCAAACAAAGTGTGCTATCTTGGGTGCTTAGATCTCATGTAGGTCTCGTGCTCTTTTGCAGATCCATAACCGGCAAGATGATACCGCTTTCGCACAAGGACCGGAGCAGCCTGGGCTACCGGGTCCGGGAGAAGCTCAACAGCTGGAAGCGACTCATCTTCTCCGACCGCAACTCCCGGAATCTGTTCCTCTTTCTGCTGCTTAACCTGAGCTTCGCCTTCGTGGAGCTCTTTTACGGCATTGTGACGAACAGTTTGGGTACGTACATGGCCACTAATGACTTTTTATCTTATCCGCAGTTTATAACCTACTTGATGGTTAATCCGCAGGCCTGATCTCCGACTCATTCCACATGTTCTTCGACTGCACTGGCCTCTTGGCGGGACTGGCCGCTTCGGTTATCACTAAGTGGAAGGCCAACGACAAGTTCTCCTACGGCTATGTGCGCGCCGAGGTGCTGGCCGGCTTTGTGAATAGCCTGTTCCTGCTGTTCATCGCCTTCTTCATTCTCTCGGAGGGCGTGGAGCGACTTATTGAACCGCCGGAGGTCAAGCACGAGCGTCTGTTTGTCGTCTCCGTGCTGGGACTGCTGGTGAACCTGGTGGGCATATATGCCTTCAATCACGGCGGGCATGGACACTCGCACGGTGGACACGGACACTCCCACGGTGGTGGCCACGGGCACGGGCACTCGCACGGCCACACGGACGCCGGCAATCACAATCACCAGGCCATCACCTTGGACAATGGTAATTGCAGTAGGAGACTACTACTCATTATGTTCATTAGGAATGGGACCATATTCTAATAACCCCCTTCCAATCCGCCCATTTCTAGGCCATGGACACTCGCACGATCACGACAGCCATGGACACTCGCACGGCGACATGTCGGGCAGCAACTCGCAGATCATGCGCGGCGTCTTCCTGCACATCCTGGCGGACACTTTGGGTTCGGTGGGCGTGATCATCTCGGCGGTGCTGATGCACATGTTTGGCTGGATGATAGCGGACCCCATCTGCTCCATCTTCATAGCCCTGCTGATAGCGCTCAGTGTGCTGAGTCTGATCAAGGAGTCGATCATGATCCTGATGCAGCGACAGCCCGCCGACCTGGACCGATCGCTGCCGCAGTGCTACCAGAAAGTCACCGGTCTGGCTGGCGTCTATGCTGTGCAGGAGCCGCACTTCTGGACCCTCTGCTCCGATGTCTATGTGGGCGCACTCAAGCTAGAGGTGTCCAAGAACGTCGATCCCAAGTACGTGGTGACGCACACACGGATGATCTTCGAGGCGGTGGGCGTCAAGCAGATCTACATACAGTTGGATTATGTTTGATGCCGTTGGGATCGACCCACCGGTGTCCTTGTACAATGATCTGTATAGTTATCAGCGCGTGTTGTATGTTTGCGGGCAGTGCGACTCAAACATTATGAAATTTTAGTATACTACGGCGCCACAATACCCCCATCACTTCCGAATGTCCCCTCCAAGAGCTAAGTAAAAGAAAGtgtttgattttcagttgTAGTTTTCCGAATTTTTGTTAACTTATTAACGTTTGTATTTGTTGAAATGCGTGCGGCATTCATTCCAATTCTATACATACTGAAAGCATGGCATAACTTATGCGATAGTCCATATCGAGGAGCATTAGTGTAATTGTAAGCTAAGCGAATGATTTTGTGCaaaggtaaatataaatatttaatgattttttaaaattcagcATGAACAAAACCAGAAAATAGCAACTAATTCTGACTGACATTTCCATGGACATTCCGCCGTGCGGTGGAAGTGCATTTGGTGAATCGTTTTTACCACAGTTTGAAGCATCAAAATTATgaacgaaataaaatttaatttgttattagcATTTTTATACGTAAACCGAACTGAAAGGAGTTTTAATTCCGGTTGGGTGGGTAATTAccgtggtttttttttttgggtataaacaaataacttaACATATTCGATTAGATTAAcctattttaattatttacaaaagcTCGCCTTTGAAAATAATCTGCTATTGTACTGCCCCGTTTACTACTTgttcttaaaaatttaattttatttgaaagaCCCCAAAATAAACCAGAATTGTATAGCTCATTGTTCTCTTTATTGCTAAAAAGTTTTCTTGAAACAATACCCCCATTTCAATAACGCTTCAAAAGAATGAGAAAGTATATACATAGTATGTATattaaaaaccattaaattCAACAATATCTGAGAATATCGGAGAAAAAATTTTAGCTTTTTATCCAGTAAATTGTTCTTATTTCCactatattcaaatatataaataaaatattctttacaatttaagaaaatatattttgcttttaaaaaaaatttgttttcgaacATCAGACAATATTGCATGTTCGCCCTAACGAGAGTCCACTGTGCACATCTCTCACGCGGCGAACGGCAACAGGTCGACACGTTTCGCTGAAATGGAAATAGCACCTGGGGCGCAGCGCCACGCCCATTAAGCAGATAAAGACGTACGTATTGCCCGACCTGGAATTAGATTATAGAATCCCAATTTCCAGCGAGAGCGGCGCAGTTCGTTAGCGTGGTTGAGGTTAGGGCGAAGCCAACGTGAGAAACTGGGGCAAGTCGAACTGCAACGTGCAGAAAATCTTGTTCCACTGCGCATGACCTCCAAAATGTCCGATGGTTGTAATGGTATTGGAGCGGGGCATGTGTACATCACTGTCAAAGGTCAATAACTCCGTGATTGCcccaaaaagcagcaacaacacaaactAACTGAAGTCTGTGACTCAGACAGCGGTGGCGCCCTCTCGTTCCCACTCACGCCACCATATGGCGGCGTCTACCTACGCATAACTGTATATTTGAAAAGAAGTACAGACATGCGGATTAACAGTTGTTTTGTATAGGTGTTCCGTTTAATTTCAGTGCTGGTGTTCCCATTTTCggtctttgttgtttttcgatATCTTAGCGAAAATGCATACTAATTTGTAGGTGTTGCtatcaaattattattttaattacaataggTGGCGCAATTCAATTGTTAGCTCGCTGtgattaaacaataaacatacAATAAAGTCGAATCCATGAGCGCTCCGGTAAAAAGAAATTAGATATAAAATCGCACTGATCGAAGACAGGCATTTTTGTCAGCgtttttaaacataaatttaagaCTTTCAAAATTGTAACTAAGCATCtgataaatatgtatatgtgtgtagAAGGTATGCATGAGTATAGGTTCCGTTTTGTTGGGGGGATCCATCTAGCATTTCTCCTCCTCCAGACCGTGTTTGAAGAACATGAGCACGGGCACGCTGTCGCCGTTGATTTCGCGGTATTCCACCAAGGCCACCATGCCGTCGCAGTCCATAGATTCGCCGGTGAAGAACTGCAGCTCCTTGAAGCGGCCGAGGATGTCCTTCATGGCCTTGTTCATGTTGGTCTTGAAGATGTCGACCTGGTCGGGCGACTTCTCCTCCAGCTTGGCCAGCACCTTCTTCATGTAGTCCTTCAGGTAGAGGGTGTACGACTTCTTGTCGCCGAAGGCGAAGCACTCCGTCAGTCGGTGGTTAAGCACAACATCCACGCCAGACTCCGAGGTGATATCGGTGCCCTCGTCGGCCTCCTCGGCGGATGCGTTGGCGCCCTCTAGCCTGATATCGTCACCCTGGCGGGTGATCAGCTTGCCGTACACCTCGTAGATCACATCATCCACCAGCTTCATCTTGTAGGTGTCGGCGAACATCTCGTCCCCGGTGATGATATCCTTGTAGATCTTCATGGTGTTTGGGTTGTGTGGAGTCTGAAGATGGCGTCTAAATCGCTGGCGAAAATGCAACTACAACTGCACCGGACCGGGAACACTGCGAAACGACCTGCCACGCGCTCACTCGAACAGCGAAAAGAATGAGCGAGAAAAAATGGCGAAAGAACTGCCAACTCGCTTGTGTCTGGCATCGATTGATCCGGCAGTGGCAGCGCCTACTGTACGCGTATcgataattttaaatgttttcttcgtacttttttttttattcaaaagcAGGGAATATTAAAAAGACGGACAAAATTTTTATCGGTTTAATATTGATGTTTCTTACGTATATTTATGGCCATTCTAGCTTTCAATCATTTCAGACTGTTtcagtaaaaaaatataaatatatgcaatATTCTCAATtggtgaataaaataaaagtgagaacaaaattattgaaattaagttattacattgtttttacaatgcTTTACAGTTTATATGAAATCGATACAATCGAGACTTATTTTACCAACGTAGTGGCATCCCTGCTCGCGGTAATATCGCGCAGTCAGTGTACGGTCCCATCAATACAAGTTCGAGTGAAAAACAGGGAAATGTACGTAATTTCTGCGATGGCACTGCGAAAATCCTGATTTGTGACTGCTTTTTGCAGGTATGCACTCTCCAGCTCGTTGATCCGCTCGCCGGCGCTGCGCCAAGGCCTCCAGATGGCCGCTGCCAGCCGCCCGGTGTCGATGAAGGTGGTCTCCGTGGCCGAAACCCAGAAGGACGAGTCGTTCTTCGAGAAGAACGAGCGTTTGGGCAGGGAGCTGTCGCCCCATCTGACCATCTACCAGCCGCAGCTGACCTCCATGCTCTCGATCTGCCACCGCGGCACAGGATTGGCCCTGGGTGTGGGTGTCTGGGGCCTGGGATTGGGCGCTCTGATCTCGTCCCACGACATTAGCCACTATGTCACCATGGTGGAGGGCCTCCAGCTGAGTGGCGCCACTCTGACCGCCCTCAAGTTCATCATCGCCTATCCGGCTGGCTATCACACCGCCAATGGTATTAGGCATCTCCTCTGGGACACCGGACGGTTCCTGAAGATCAAGGAGGTCTACTCCACCGGTTACGCAATGGTCGCCACCTCTTTCGTGCTATCCGCTATCTTGGCCCTGCTCTAAGTCCAAGACCCCAGCTAAACCTATTACATTTTAGTGCGAACACTGTGTGAAAATTGTTATATACTAAATACATGTAgtgtgtatatttataaaggTGTTTGTTGTGTTACGCAATCCATTTTGTTGCTTTGGGCGTGCTGCATACGCTTGTTGTTCGCTGCAATTTGCAGGGTGTGCGTGTTTTTAACTATTTCGGTGATTTGTATAGTGAGTTCAGTGTACAGGCCGGTTAAGTAGACATCTTGCGGTCCATTGACAGCGaaatcaagtatacgccccGAACAAGCGATTTCCGATAGCAGAATATTACTTACGTGCGCCCAAAAGTAgggaatattttttatagactACCCTTTTCTTgacaaattaaaaccaaacacaGGACtcagaaaatgcatttatttaagGGTAGCTCTCTGGCTTCCCTAACTATATCCTTTTAATTCAGAACTGAACAATCGTTTCATTAGATGAGTTCATGTGTAGAATCTATCTATATGAAAAGATGTATTTCCTTATTAAAGTGTATCAAtcctaaaataattttgataataaattttatatggATAGAAAATGCAGTTCAGTTAACTTTTTTCCATAcgttgtaatttatttattgtgaatTTTGGATTATCATTTGTAAAAGCTGCAAACTGTAGTGCAACGGTTGTGTATGAGGCTAATATGTATCTAACAACTAATATCACAATCGATGTAATGTTATTGAAACTTCTTCTTCGGCGAATTATGAATGTGGAGCTTTCTATTGAATGGCTCCATGCTTGCTGCCCTCCACTTCCGTTTCATTTTCACCATCGCTCCCACTTCCGCTGCCGCCTTCCTTTCCGTTTTCCGTCGGAGGCAGCAGCTCGAAATCGCACACCAGGGAAAAGTGATCCGATGGATACTGGAAGCTGGGCGTGCGGTTCTTGCCAATTTGCTCTCCGGCCGGAAAGTCTAGACAGTTTTTGATCTGAAATTTGacataaatattgttaaataGATTGTAACCGCTTGCAACTATTTTAGTATCCCACCTTGAGGCGATCGGGTGTGTAAAAAACGTAGTCGATGGTGTGGCATTCCTCGCCCTCTTCGCGGATCTTCCAGGTGGTGTAGGGTGGCTCGCGTTTCATCGATTTCGCGACGAACTCACCGACATCCTCGCTGGGATGCAGTATCTCCTCGCGGTCTAGCTTCACGTCGGCATAGGCGCTGCCCAAGCGGAGGAGATCACATCCCAAGATCGTGGCATAGATGGGCTCCACCGGTTCGGCATTGAAATCGCCGCAGAGCAGCAGCGGTGTATCGCCGGCAAACTGCTTCACAAACCTGATGAGATCGCGGCCCTGTTCGTTccgcaatttggccaaaagggcgCCATGGCGGGCCttcaagtgggtggtggccacACAGAATTCCCGGCCACTGGATCGCATACGCAGCCGGGCAGCGATGGCCACCTGGTTGCTCTGCACCCGCCACACTTCCAGGATCCTCGTGTCGTATCCCTGCAGCTGCA
Protein-coding sequences here:
- the LOC6728557 gene encoding zinc finger protein 2; this encodes MKEFCRTCGKTVVADECLQIFSPAGRKLLQCVRSITNCWLQNVQDLPNHICTDCQVLLSQVQKFRRRCAKIEKFFARRRRRMNIGEAPAAMEQLRVQQAAAPDPLGIDELMAASDIKIEPIQLQMEEDPERLNSENQLEQALSYAPGEDILPLPEDYGEAQTEVATTTNEPAQRRSKNTAKIKSKKHTMRMGRKLIHVKVIDDKQPKRIVDRNGPSAKPCICEHCGRQFKDTSNLHVHLLRHTGTKPFECDQCHQKCYTLHLLRRHQLKHTEGPYACTFCGLEYSTNSSRVRHEREACKKGRAPQSKWEIIKKGERTFHCEVCDLWFLRAGNFTQHINSSSHIENERRKKRKLNPTAINS
- the LOC6728558 gene encoding 40S ribosomal protein S25 translates to MPPKKDAKSSAKQPQKTQKKKEGSGGGKAKKKKWSKGKVRDKLNNQVLFDKATYEKLYKEVPAYKLITPSVVSERLKIRGSLAKRALIELREKGLIKQVVQHHSQVIYTRATKGDEA
- the LOC6728559 gene encoding zinc transporter 7; the encoded protein is MIPLSHKDRSSLGYRVREKLNSWKRLIFSDRNSRNLFLFLLLNLSFAFVELFYGIVTNSLGLISDSFHMFFDCTGLLAGLAASVITKWKANDKFSYGYVRAEVLAGFVNSLFLLFIAFFILSEGVERLIEPPEVKHERLFVVSVLGLLVNLVGIYAFNHGGHGHSHGGHGHSHGGGHGHGHSHGHTDAGNHNHQAITLDNGHGHSHDHDSHGHSHGDMSGSNSQIMRGVFLHILADTLGSVGVIISAVLMHMFGWMIADPICSIFIALLIALSVLSLIKESIMILMQRQPADLDRSLPQCYQKVTGLAGVYAVQEPHFWTLCSDVYVGALKLEVSKNVDPKYVVTHTRMIFEAVGVKQIYIQLDYV
- the LOC6728560 gene encoding translationally-controlled tumor protein homolog, whose product is MKIYKDIITGDEMFADTYKMKLVDDVIYEVYGKLITRQGDDIRLEGANASAEEADEGTDITSESGVDVVLNHRLTECFAFGDKKSYTLYLKDYMKKVLAKLEEKSPDQVDIFKTNMNKAMKDILGRFKELQFFTGESMDCDGMVALVEYREINGDSVPVLMFFKHGLEEEKC
- the LOC6728561 gene encoding succinate dehydrogenase cytochrome b560 subunit, mitochondrial is translated as MLYSLYEIDTIETYFTNVVASLLAVISRSQCTVPSIQVRVKNREMYALSSSLIRSPALRQGLQMAAASRPVSMKVVSVAETQKDESFFEKNERLGRELSPHLTIYQPQLTSMLSICHRGTGLALGVGVWGLGLGALISSHDISHYVTMVEGLQLSGATLTALKFIIAYPAGYHTANGIRHLLWDTGRFLKIKEVYSTGYAMVATSFVLSAILALL
- the LOC27206728 gene encoding nocturnin isoform X6, yielding MKLISTVVYLLVAFYKFAKKLLMGSFNSAPKINNVDSQDDGLVLPAGLSTPALLQHVQQLRGGGIEQPSLLTRGFLKPLLADEDVADGLRCLKLNSVSRVCSAPVEGDDIRLLQWNILSQTLGQHNDGFVRCPEEALTWEHRKYLIVQEILQNQPDVICLQEVDHFKFLQTVLGSQNYAGIFFPKPDSPCLYIEQNNGPDGCAIFYKRDKLQLQGYDTRILEVWRVQSNQVAIAARLRMRSSGREFCVATTHLKARHGALLAKLRNEQGRDLIRFVKQFAGDTPLLLCGDFNAEPVEPIYATILGCDLLRLGSAYADVKLDREEILHPSEDVGEFVAKSMKREPPYTTWKIREEGEECHTIDYVFYTPDRLKIKNCLDFPAGEQIGKNRTPSFQYPSDHFSLVCDFELLPPTENGKEGGSGSGSDGENETEVEGSKHGAIQ
- the LOC27206728 gene encoding nocturnin isoform X5, with the translated sequence MEFLMKTSRLIVTSKTFARRVAVPIPRMGSFNSAPKINNVDSQDDGLVLPAGLSTPALLQHVQQLRGGGIEQPSLLTRGFLKPLLADEDVADGLRCLKLNSVSRVCSAPVEGDDIRLLQWNILSQTLGQHNDGFVRCPEEALTWEHRKYLIVQEILQNQPDVICLQEVDHFKFLQTVLGSQNYAGIFFPKPDSPCLYIEQNNGPDGCAIFYKRDKLQLQGYDTRILEVWRVQSNQVAIAARLRMRSSGREFCVATTHLKARHGALLAKLRNEQGRDLIRFVKQFAGDTPLLLCGDFNAEPVEPIYATILGCDLLRLGSAYADVKLDREEILHPSEDVGEFVAKSMKREPPYTTWKIREEGEECHTIDYVFYTPDRLKIKNCLDFPAGEQIGKNRTPSFQYPSDHFSLVCDFELLPPTENGKEGGSGSGSDGENETEVEGSKHGAIQ
- the LOC27206728 gene encoding nocturnin isoform X4 — encoded protein: MEPAVPIKRANKAPCKNDRKAYLQKVMLTRMGSFNSAPKINNVDSQDDGLVLPAGLSTPALLQHVQQLRGGGIEQPSLLTRGFLKPLLADEDVADGLRCLKLNSVSRVCSAPVEGDDIRLLQWNILSQTLGQHNDGFVRCPEEALTWEHRKYLIVQEILQNQPDVICLQEVDHFKFLQTVLGSQNYAGIFFPKPDSPCLYIEQNNGPDGCAIFYKRDKLQLQGYDTRILEVWRVQSNQVAIAARLRMRSSGREFCVATTHLKARHGALLAKLRNEQGRDLIRFVKQFAGDTPLLLCGDFNAEPVEPIYATILGCDLLRLGSAYADVKLDREEILHPSEDVGEFVAKSMKREPPYTTWKIREEGEECHTIDYVFYTPDRLKIKNCLDFPAGEQIGKNRTPSFQYPSDHFSLVCDFELLPPTENGKEGGSGSGSDGENETEVEGSKHGAIQ